A region from the Microcoleus sp. AS-A8 genome encodes:
- a CDS encoding L,D-transpeptidase gives MKSLISPHWLRRCGTVLAGAAMTLTALGVWVTPLLSNPLRESIATKMMELQTSKERWIQIDLKNQRLIAWEGGNQVYALVISTGKNTTPTRPGIFTIQTKLPKSRMRGANYDVPNVPYVMFYEGNYAIHGAYWHRQFGTPVSHGCVNVAVNHARWLFDWASVGTPVVINH, from the coding sequence CGTCGCTGTGGAACCGTCTTAGCGGGTGCAGCCATGACTCTAACCGCTTTAGGTGTTTGGGTAACACCCCTTCTCTCCAATCCCCTGAGAGAGAGTATTGCGACAAAAATGATGGAGCTGCAAACTTCCAAGGAACGCTGGATTCAAATTGATTTGAAAAACCAACGGTTGATTGCTTGGGAGGGAGGAAACCAAGTTTATGCGCTCGTCATCTCCACAGGCAAAAACACCACCCCGACTCGCCCTGGTATTTTTACCATTCAAACCAAGTTACCCAAGAGCCGCATGAGAGGAGCTAATTATGACGTTCCCAATGTGCCTTATGTCATGTTTTACGAGGGAAACTACGCCATCCACGGAGCCTACTGGCATCGTCAATTTGGGACGCCCGTCAGCCATGGTTGCGTGAATGTTGCTGTGAATCACGCCCGTTGGTTGTTTGATTGGGCATCGGTGGGAACGCCAGTGGTGATTAATCACTAG
- a CDS encoding MBL fold metallo-hydrolase, protein MAHLNQRRSQNVSGDFYVDSTCIDCDTCRWMVPEVFQEAGEQSVVYHQPTSEAERLRSLQALLSCPTSSIGTVETPKDIKTAHQSFPILVADNVYHCGYHSESSYAATSYFIQHPEGNVLVDSPRFASPLVKRLEDMGGIHYMYLTHRDDVADHQKYAEHFGCKRILHSDDITSSTRDVEIQLTGSETVQLAPDLLIIPVPGHSKGHTVLLHNHKFLFTGDHLAWDEQLNQLIAFRDFCWYAWSEQIKSMQKLTHYSFEWVLPGHGRRYHTDAETMRHQLQKCIAWMQAR, encoded by the coding sequence ATGGCTCATCTAAATCAACGCCGCTCTCAAAACGTCAGCGGTGACTTTTACGTCGATAGCACCTGTATTGATTGTGATACTTGCCGATGGATGGTTCCGGAAGTGTTTCAGGAGGCGGGGGAGCAGTCTGTGGTGTATCATCAACCGACATCAGAAGCTGAACGGTTGCGATCGCTCCAAGCTCTATTATCTTGTCCGACCTCCTCAATTGGTACCGTTGAAACGCCGAAAGATATCAAAACCGCTCATCAGAGTTTCCCCATCCTCGTGGCGGATAATGTCTACCATTGCGGCTACCACTCCGAGAGTTCCTACGCCGCTACCAGCTACTTTATTCAACACCCCGAAGGCAATGTTTTAGTGGATTCACCTCGCTTTGCCTCACCATTAGTCAAGCGCTTAGAAGACATGGGTGGAATTCATTATATGTACCTGACGCATCGGGATGATGTTGCGGATCATCAGAAGTATGCTGAGCATTTTGGCTGCAAAAGAATCCTGCACAGCGATGATATTACCAGCAGCACTCGTGATGTAGAAATTCAACTGACGGGTTCGGAAACCGTTCAATTAGCGCCCGATTTGTTGATTATCCCCGTTCCTGGTCACAGCAAAGGTCACACCGTTTTATTGCACAATCATAAGTTTTTGTTCACGGGCGACCATCTGGCTTGGGATGAACAATTAAATCAGCTCATTGCCTTCCGTGATTTCTGTTGGTATGCCTGGTCTGAACAGATCAAATCCATGCAAAAGTTAACTCACTATTCATTTGAGTGGGTATTACCGGGTCATGGTCGCCGCTACCATACTGATGCAGAAACCATGCGCCATCAACTACAAAAGTGTATTGCTTGGATGCAAGCCAGATAA
- a CDS encoding glycosyltransferase family 2 protein → MPPESGAVELSVVIPLYNEELNIDYLFERLRSVLMHLNMTYEIVCVNDGSRDNTLSCLIEHHYQDPRIKVVNLSRNYGKEIALSAGLDHANGEAVVPIDADLQDPPELIEELVAKWREGYDVVYATRRSRQGESWLKRFTANGFYRVIDSISRVPIPRDTGDFRLLDRRVVEAIQQLPERNRFMKGLFAWVGFKQTSVLFDRPSRHKGETKWNYWRLWNFALDGITSFSLLPLKVWSYIGLLVAIPSFFYASFLVVRTLLFGIDHPGYVSIMVAVLFLGGVQLVSLGVIGEYLARVYEEVKGRPLYLVRETYGCDSTSTVKHKVHSSQRDRF, encoded by the coding sequence ATGCCTCCCGAATCAGGTGCTGTTGAACTCTCTGTGGTTATTCCTCTTTACAATGAGGAACTTAATATTGATTATCTATTTGAGCGATTAAGGTCTGTCCTGATGCATCTCAACATGACCTATGAAATCGTTTGTGTGAATGATGGTAGTCGAGACAATACGCTTAGCTGTTTAATAGAGCATCATTATCAAGACCCCAGAATTAAAGTCGTCAATTTGTCTCGGAATTATGGAAAAGAAATTGCTCTAAGCGCAGGTCTAGATCATGCCAATGGCGAGGCTGTTGTACCCATTGATGCGGATTTACAAGACCCACCTGAATTAATCGAAGAACTGGTGGCAAAATGGCGTGAGGGCTATGATGTTGTTTATGCAACACGTCGCTCCCGTCAGGGAGAAAGCTGGCTAAAGCGCTTTACAGCGAATGGGTTTTACCGAGTCATTGATAGCATCAGCCGTGTACCCATTCCCCGCGATACTGGAGATTTTCGTTTACTCGATCGTCGTGTTGTTGAGGCGATTCAACAATTGCCGGAGCGGAATCGTTTCATGAAAGGCTTGTTTGCTTGGGTGGGCTTTAAACAAACATCCGTTCTTTTTGATCGCCCATCTCGTCATAAAGGAGAAACAAAATGGAATTACTGGCGACTTTGGAATTTTGCTTTGGATGGGATTACATCTTTTAGCTTACTCCCTTTAAAAGTATGGAGTTATATAGGTCTTTTAGTCGCCATACCTTCATTCTTCTATGCCAGCTTTTTAGTGGTTCGGACTTTACTCTTTGGAATTGACCATCCTGGCTATGTCTCAATCATGGTGGCGGTTCTGTTTTTGGGAGGAGTACAGTTAGTTAGCTTAGGTGTGATTGGTGAATATCTGGCTCGTGTCTACGAAGAGGTAAAGGGACGCCCTCTTTACCTCGTGCGAGAAACTTATGGGTGTGACTCAACTTCAACCGTTAAACACAAGGTTCACTCTTCTCAAAGGGATAGGTTTTAG
- a CDS encoding N-acetylmuramoyl-L-alanine amidase, protein MPFTASVISAKQWGARAPKQWPEETRPQYIVIHHTDMPNPPRDLSRATVEGAKQLARSIQGAHMGEFGWNDSGHNFLNTTGGVLLEGRQGSLDAIKRGRCVRSAHAGSVKGNESPGIENEGNFMTYQMNAKQWESMVELCASICSSCKIDPDNIKGHRDFSPTNCPGNWLYSQLPRLRQDVRKRLGSSPAEDYLREGASGAKVTELQQRLKAQGFNPGPIDGIYGIGTVQAVISFQKYHGLDPDGVVGPTTWKLLTSTPIPKPESPSAIDLLDTYLLYRSLPHQNQAIQWLQGQLSKPILEEFSKRWGNKPFSSSSSSPSPAQTPSPDPDSDPDSDPDPSLSFLPLREGTKGTQVKQLQERLQQLGFKLGIPDGDFGPATKAAVMAFQKSEGLITDGIVGERTWRALNLTWQD, encoded by the coding sequence ATGCCTTTCACTGCCAGTGTCATTTCTGCTAAACAATGGGGGGCTAGAGCTCCAAAACAGTGGCCTGAAGAAACGAGGCCGCAATATATCGTCATCCACCATACAGATATGCCAAATCCCCCTAGAGATTTATCTAGAGCAACGGTGGAGGGAGCGAAACAATTGGCCAGGAGTATTCAAGGTGCCCACATGGGTGAATTTGGCTGGAATGATTCCGGCCATAACTTTTTAAATACCACGGGTGGGGTTTTGCTTGAAGGTAGACAAGGTTCTTTAGATGCCATTAAGCGCGGGCGTTGTGTCCGTTCCGCCCACGCTGGCAGTGTTAAAGGCAATGAGTCGCCAGGGATTGAAAATGAAGGCAACTTCATGACCTACCAGATGAACGCCAAGCAGTGGGAGAGTATGGTTGAGTTGTGCGCTTCTATTTGCTCGTCCTGCAAGATTGACCCCGATAATATCAAAGGACATCGAGACTTTTCTCCAACGAATTGCCCTGGTAACTGGTTGTACAGTCAATTGCCGCGATTGCGTCAAGATGTACGCAAGCGACTTGGTTCCTCTCCAGCCGAAGACTATCTCCGGGAAGGCGCTTCCGGTGCAAAAGTCACAGAACTACAGCAACGCCTCAAAGCCCAAGGCTTTAACCCCGGCCCCATTGACGGCATTTACGGCATCGGTACGGTTCAGGCTGTCATTTCTTTTCAGAAGTATCACGGGTTAGATCCAGATGGTGTGGTGGGTCCAACCACTTGGAAGTTGCTGACGAGTACGCCGATACCGAAGCCAGAATCGCCCAGTGCGATCGATCTGCTTGATACTTACTTACTGTATCGCAGCTTACCTCATCAAAATCAAGCCATTCAGTGGCTGCAAGGACAACTCTCAAAACCCATCTTGGAAGAGTTTTCCAAACGCTGGGGCAATAAACCATTTTCATCTTCATCTTCATCTCCATCCCCAGCTCAAACTCCATCCCCAGATCCAGATTCAGATCCAGATTCAGATCCAGATCCATCCCTATCCTTTCTCCCCCTCCGGGAAGGAACTAAAGGCACGCAAGTAAAACAACTACAGGAACGCTTGCAACAGCTAGGATTTAAACTTGGGATACCTGACGGAGACTTTGGCCCTGCAACGAAAGCTGCTGTAATGGCGTTTCAGAAGTCTGAAGGTTTAATTACAGATGGGATTGTGGGTGAAAGAACTTGGAGGGCTCTGAATCTTACCTGGCAGGATTAA
- a CDS encoding mechanosensitive ion channel yields MNEIWKGIVQTVRVDVPLQVHSVLAQAPNQPVAPAQPGVFQTGTTYVEGLWQSIWTFVPTLVGALAILLVGLLIALIASFITRGLLNRTRLDNKIADWITGRQEGVEAPPIEKWISSAVFWIIMIFTVVGVLQQLQLEVVSQPLNNFLNQILIFLPKLLGALIFLGVAWLVATLVKIITTRALRLFRLDQRLGQQVRPPEASGETSPPPTHQFSLAETIGNALYWFIFLLFLPLILDSLGLQGTTLQPLQLMLNQILGILPNILGAIAIAAVGWFIAQVVRRIVTNLLSAAGADQLGSRFGLQATAGSQSLSWLVGTVVYVLILIPTAIAALQTLQIEAISVPAIAMLNQILNAIPKIFTAALILGIAYVIGQFLSDLVTNILTSIGFNNVFQWLGIPTARVTRPTPVTTTDEYGLPSTPRVGSQTVLQPSPAPTRTPSELAGIIVLVGILLFAAVAATNVLQFAALTLIVTGILVIAGRILAGLVVFAIGLWLANLAFNLITSSGSRQSRILGQTARIAIITLVSAMALQQMGIASDIVNLAFGLLLGAIAVAIALAFGLGARDIAAAQVREWLSSFKENR; encoded by the coding sequence ATGAATGAAATATGGAAAGGTATAGTCCAAACCGTGAGAGTGGATGTGCCGCTCCAGGTACATTCCGTTTTGGCACAGGCACCGAATCAACCGGTGGCACCGGCTCAACCCGGAGTATTCCAGACGGGGACAACCTATGTTGAGGGACTGTGGCAAAGTATCTGGACCTTCGTGCCTACGTTGGTCGGCGCACTCGCCATCTTACTGGTTGGGCTTCTCATCGCCCTAATTGCTTCGTTTATCACCAGAGGGCTGCTCAATCGCACCCGTTTGGACAACAAAATAGCAGACTGGATCACGGGTCGGCAGGAGGGAGTAGAGGCTCCTCCCATTGAGAAGTGGATATCCAGCGCAGTTTTTTGGATCATCATGATCTTCACTGTAGTTGGTGTTCTACAGCAACTACAGCTAGAAGTCGTTTCTCAACCCCTGAATAACTTTCTCAACCAAATTCTGATCTTTTTACCCAAGCTCCTAGGAGCATTGATCTTTTTAGGGGTAGCTTGGCTAGTGGCGACATTAGTCAAGATAATAACAACGCGGGCGCTGCGATTATTTCGTTTAGATCAGCGTTTAGGTCAGCAAGTTAGACCACCAGAGGCTTCAGGAGAAACTTCCCCTCCCCCAACCCATCAATTTTCGCTGGCGGAAACGATTGGAAATGCCCTGTACTGGTTCATTTTTCTCCTATTTCTCCCCTTAATTTTAGACAGCTTGGGTTTGCAGGGAACAACCTTGCAACCCTTGCAGCTAATGCTGAACCAAATTTTGGGAATTCTGCCCAATATTTTGGGAGCGATCGCGATCGCAGCGGTGGGTTGGTTTATTGCACAAGTCGTGCGCCGCATTGTCACCAACTTACTATCGGCAGCTGGCGCTGACCAATTAGGGAGTCGGTTTGGACTCCAGGCAACAGCAGGAAGTCAGTCCCTCTCCTGGCTGGTTGGAACAGTTGTCTACGTCCTAATTTTGATTCCAACAGCGATCGCAGCTCTCCAGACACTACAGATCGAGGCGATCTCAGTGCCTGCGATCGCAATGTTAAACCAGATTCTCAACGCGATTCCTAAAATCTTTACAGCCGCGTTGATTCTAGGCATTGCTTATGTCATTGGGCAATTTCTCAGCGATTTGGTGACCAATATCCTGACTAGCATTGGCTTCAACAATGTGTTTCAGTGGCTGGGTATCCCGACAGCCCGCGTTACCCGTCCTACGCCAGTTACTACAACCGACGAATATGGGTTACCCAGTACACCTAGAGTTGGCTCTCAGACTGTACTACAGCCTTCACCAGCTCCCACTCGAACACCGTCAGAACTAGCGGGAATTATCGTCTTAGTCGGCATCCTATTGTTTGCCGCCGTTGCCGCAACGAACGTTTTGCAGTTTGCCGCCTTGACCTTAATTGTGACCGGCATTCTGGTGATTGCGGGTCGGATTTTGGCGGGGTTAGTGGTATTTGCCATTGGTCTATGGCTAGCGAATCTAGCCTTTAATTTGATTACAAGCTCTGGCTCTCGTCAATCCCGAATCCTGGGACAAACCGCTCGGATTGCAATTATTACCTTGGTTTCCGCGATGGCACTGCAACAAATGGGCATTGCCAGTGACATTGTTAACTTAGCCTTTGGGCTGCTCTTAGGTGCCATTGCCGTGGCAATCGCCCTAGCCTTTGGTTTAGGCGCTCGTGATATTGCCGCCGCTCAAGTTCGGGAATGGCTCTCGTCCTTTAAGGAAAACCGATAA
- a CDS encoding SRPBCC family protein codes for MSKSNTQVFEQSIQIKASATVVERCITDQTLMHRWLNPILSCKPIGEWSTSVGSRSRFVIQIPLLQPKLNSVVVVREPGLVVWEFQGFFQGRDRWECQPNDKGTRLLNRFEFGISNPVISWGFNTFAANWTKGDMQAQLRRLKRVAEEVYRREK; via the coding sequence ATGTCAAAGTCAAACACTCAAGTTTTTGAACAGTCAATTCAAATCAAGGCCAGTGCGACAGTTGTAGAGCGCTGTATCACTGACCAGACTTTGATGCACCGCTGGCTCAACCCAATTCTAAGCTGTAAACCGATAGGAGAGTGGAGTACCTCAGTCGGAAGTCGCAGCCGTTTTGTGATTCAAATTCCTTTGTTGCAACCAAAATTAAATAGCGTTGTAGTAGTACGAGAACCGGGTTTAGTCGTTTGGGAATTCCAGGGATTTTTTCAAGGGCGCGATCGCTGGGAGTGTCAGCCCAATGACAAAGGCACACGTCTACTCAACCGCTTTGAGTTTGGAATTTCCAACCCAGTCATTAGCTGGGGCTTCAACACCTTTGCCGCCAATTGGACAAAAGGTGATATGCAAGCCCAATTGAGACGCCTCAAACGAGTCGCCGAAGAGGTATATCGCCGTGAAAAATGA
- a CDS encoding SirB1 family protein gives MDNFYREINQPDDQIDLAKAALYIAQEEYPDLDADEYMNALDVMADEVEERLPAERYPLRIIQTLNQYFYDDLGYIGNTSDYYDPRNSFLNEVIERRTGIPITLSLVYLEVSRRLDFPMVGINMPGHFLIRPSFEEAGIFVDAFNRGEILFQQDCEARLAQMYGRPVQMQSSFITSVSPRQILVRMLRNLKFIYLNRSELPKAQAAVERILLLFPDAPIEIRDRGLIYYQLGDGPQAAQDLEIYLAMLPNAEDAPVIRRLLEQLSRDA, from the coding sequence ATGGATAACTTTTACAGGGAAATCAATCAGCCAGATGACCAAATTGACCTGGCAAAAGCAGCACTTTATATTGCCCAAGAAGAATATCCAGACCTTGATGCCGACGAATATATGAATGCTCTCGATGTCATGGCAGATGAGGTCGAGGAACGTCTACCAGCCGAACGCTATCCTCTGCGGATTATCCAGACCCTGAATCAATACTTCTACGATGACTTAGGTTACATCGGCAATACGAGTGATTACTACGACCCACGCAATAGCTTCCTCAATGAGGTGATTGAGCGACGGACAGGTATTCCAATTACCCTTTCGCTCGTCTACCTGGAAGTTTCCCGACGCCTAGATTTTCCGATGGTTGGTATCAATATGCCAGGGCATTTTTTAATTCGCCCAAGTTTTGAGGAAGCAGGAATTTTTGTCGATGCTTTTAATCGTGGTGAGATTTTATTTCAACAAGATTGCGAGGCACGACTTGCACAGATGTACGGGCGTCCTGTGCAGATGCAATCCAGTTTCATTACCTCGGTTAGTCCTCGGCAGATATTGGTACGGATGTTGAGGAATCTCAAATTTATTTACCTCAACCGCAGCGAATTGCCGAAAGCGCAGGCAGCCGTTGAACGCATTTTGCTGTTGTTTCCGGATGCTCCTATAGAAATTCGCGATCGCGGGCTGATTTACTACCAGTTGGGAGATGGGCCTCAGGCCGCCCAGGATTTAGAAATTTATTTAGCCATGCTCCCTAATGCGGAAGATGCTCCTGTGATTCGTCGGTTATTGGAGCAACTGAGTCGAGACGCTTAA
- a CDS encoding actin-binding WH2 domain-containing protein yields MMQNQFQATKSFTVLIKLLRDRTSFLDEIRGGIKLKSKSTALLICSSIFFAISGAIIGSFHSWEQAISSAIKLPALYLITLLICFPTLYFFNVLFGSRKTAGQHFAMLLAAVSVISVLLFSFAPIVLFFLISTRNYQFFILLNVAIFTVTGFMGIQFLYQGMQSMTKEDTDGMETRMSILRFWLVLYAFVGTQLAWTLRPFFGTPGTSFVLFRQLEGNFYLSLVQAIGEILGF; encoded by the coding sequence ATGATGCAAAATCAATTCCAGGCAACAAAGTCCTTCACCGTCTTAATTAAGCTACTGCGCGATCGCACCTCATTTCTCGATGAAATTCGAGGTGGCATCAAACTCAAGAGTAAGAGTACAGCGCTGCTTATCTGTAGTTCTATATTTTTTGCTATTTCTGGTGCCATTATTGGTTCATTCCATAGTTGGGAACAGGCGATCTCTTCAGCCATCAAACTTCCGGCTCTCTATTTAATTACGCTGTTGATTTGTTTCCCAACCTTATACTTTTTTAACGTGCTGTTTGGTTCACGCAAGACGGCTGGACAGCATTTTGCCATGCTCCTTGCGGCTGTCTCCGTAATTAGTGTTTTATTATTTAGTTTTGCACCAATTGTTCTATTTTTTCTGATTTCCACACGAAATTATCAGTTTTTTATCCTCTTAAATGTGGCAATTTTTACAGTTACCGGATTTATGGGTATCCAATTCCTTTATCAAGGAATGCAGTCGATGACGAAAGAGGACACTGACGGCATGGAAACCCGCATGAGTATTTTACGGTTTTGGTTGGTGCTATATGCCTTTGTTGGCACTCAGTTAGCCTGGACATTGCGACCGTTCTTTGGTACGCCTGGAACATCATTTGTGTTGTTTCGCCAGTTGGAAGGTAATTTTTATCTAAGTTTGGTACAAGCGATTGGAGAAATTTTGGGGTTTTAA
- a CDS encoding GTP-binding protein, translated as MDTDEFDSAIASFEEIQEELNYKQAQDALRDIVSHLDLTPREQAGLESEIEGLTTLLDKLEDSCIQIAAFGMVGRGKSSVLNALLGTPVFETGALHGVTRSSHTANWQLSQEAVGDNGQDILRVALPSSIGKSQIQLIDTPGIDEVDGETREALAHQVARQVDLILFMIAGDMTKVEFDALSQLRNVGKPMLLVFNKIDQYPEADRQEIYRKIRDERVKQLLSPEEIVMVAASPLVAQAVRRADGSMNVQRRPGKPQVDELKLKILEILHREGKSLVALNSMLYADDVNERVVSRKMAIREESANQIIWKATITKAVAIALNPLTVVDVLTATIVDVVMILTLSRLYGISMTQQGAVGLLQKIAIGMGGIGASELLVSLGLGSLKSLLGLSAPATGGISLAPYVSVALTQAGVAGVSSYGIGQVSKSYLANGASWGPDGPKAVVTRILSSLDETSILNRIKGELEAKLDGGRWKVKPR; from the coding sequence ATGGATACCGACGAATTCGACAGTGCGATCGCCAGCTTTGAAGAAATTCAGGAAGAACTCAACTACAAACAAGCACAAGACGCACTCCGAGACATAGTGAGTCATCTCGACTTAACCCCACGAGAACAAGCGGGTTTAGAGTCAGAAATTGAGGGCTTAACCACCTTACTTGACAAATTAGAAGATTCATGCATTCAGATTGCTGCCTTTGGCATGGTGGGACGGGGGAAATCGTCTGTCCTCAATGCCTTATTGGGTACACCCGTATTTGAGACGGGGGCATTACATGGCGTTACCCGCAGCAGTCATACCGCAAATTGGCAATTGAGTCAGGAAGCGGTGGGGGATAATGGTCAAGACATTCTGCGAGTTGCCTTACCCAGTAGTATAGGTAAGTCCCAAATTCAGCTAATTGACACGCCAGGAATTGACGAAGTAGACGGTGAAACGCGAGAAGCTTTAGCGCATCAGGTTGCCAGACAGGTAGACTTGATTCTCTTCATGATCGCCGGTGACATGACGAAGGTGGAATTTGACGCCCTTTCCCAACTGCGGAATGTTGGCAAACCGATGTTGCTGGTGTTTAACAAAATTGACCAATATCCCGAAGCGGATCGTCAGGAAATTTACCGTAAAATTCGGGATGAGCGAGTGAAGCAGTTGCTCTCCCCCGAAGAAATTGTCATGGTTGCCGCTTCCCCCTTGGTTGCTCAAGCCGTGCGACGTGCCGATGGTAGTATGAACGTGCAACGGCGTCCGGGAAAACCGCAAGTCGATGAGTTGAAGCTGAAAATTCTGGAGATTTTGCACCGGGAAGGTAAATCGCTGGTTGCCCTCAATTCAATGCTTTATGCCGATGATGTCAACGAACGGGTGGTGAGTCGGAAAATGGCGATTCGGGAGGAGAGTGCCAATCAGATTATCTGGAAAGCGACGATTACTAAGGCAGTTGCGATCGCACTTAACCCCTTAACTGTGGTAGATGTCCTCACTGCCACCATCGTTGATGTGGTGATGATTTTAACCTTATCTCGCCTGTACGGCATTTCCATGACCCAGCAGGGTGCTGTCGGATTATTGCAAAAAATTGCGATCGGCATGGGAGGAATTGGTGCTAGCGAACTTTTGGTCAGTCTAGGACTTGGTTCCCTCAAAAGTTTACTCGGTCTTTCTGCACCGGCAACGGGGGGAATTTCCTTAGCGCCTTATGTTTCGGTGGCACTGACTCAGGCGGGAGTGGCGGGAGTTTCTTCGTATGGGATCGGACAAGTGAGTAAGAGCTATTTGGCAAATGGGGCATCTTGGGGGCCAGATGGGCCAAAAGCGGTTGTAACCCGAATTCTCTCATCGCTGGATGAAACCTCAATTCTCAATCGTATTAAAGGGGAATTGGAGGCGAAACTTGATGGAGGGCGATGGAAGGTAAAGCCACGTTGA